Genomic segment of Nostoc sp. TCL240-02:
ATGCCAACATGGTTGCCATGTTGGGGTGAATCATGCCAGAACCTTTGGCAATACCACCAATTCGTACTGGGCGATCGCCTACAATTGTCTCTAAAGCAATAGATTTTGTTACCAAGTCTGTAGTGATAATGGCCCCAGCTGCGGCATCTGAACCTGTTGCTGATAGTGCTGCTACTACTTTGGGAATTCCACTTCGCAAAGCATCCATCTTAATTCTTTGACCGATCACACCAGTGGAAGCTAATAAGACGGATTCAGACGAGATGTTTAGTGCGTTAGCTATTGCCAGAGAAGACTCTAGGGTATCAAGGTAGCCTTGATTACCTGTAGCGGCATTTGCTTGTCCAGCGTTGCAAAGGATGGCACGAGCGCTAGGTTTGGCTTGCAAGCGTTGGCGACAATATTCGACACAGGCAGCTTTAACTTGACTAGTGGTGAATACACCAGCTGCGATCGCTTCCACCTCTGAGAATATCAATGCTAAATCCGGCAACCCCGAAGGTTTCAACCCTGCGGTTATTCCCGCCGCCTGATACCCCCTTGGTGCTGTGACACCACCTGTAATTTTTTGCCAATCTGCCATTATTCTTCCTTACAACTATCAGGTTGGATAGGTCAATTTGTACTTTAAAAAAGTGCGAAGAGACGCGATTAATCGCGTCTGTACAAGAGTTATGAGTTTCCCCCAGTTCCCTTGCTCCTCAATTCCCAGTGACTATTATGAGTTTATTTGCTGATGGCAATAATAATGCACCTGTTGGCGATTAGCATAATTGTTTTACCTTTCTTATGACGAAAGACAAAGATGAAAAAAGAGAGCGACCCAAGTTGCTCTCCAGCTCATTACGGTGCATCTTTTACTCACAGTATAGATTTGATTATCTAAGAGTTAATACTTATTAATTAAGGTTTTTTCTAAAATTTTAATTAAGCTGCTCCGTGAATACCACAAAGCTAGATAAAAAAGAGAGCTACTTAGGCAGCTCTCCAGATCATCAGGGTGCATCTACTTACCACACTATATCATTTTAGGTATGCGGGTAGTCACCAGTTTTTATATGAAGATTCCATGAAGAAATACCGAGCAAATACTTACTTGGGAATTGGGAAGAGATAAAAGAGACAAAGAAAAAACTTGTTTAATTCTCGTTGTCCCTCTCATCTTCCTACTCCAGTACTCTCTACTGCTTCACCCTTCAAATCTGACCTAACAGACTAATAGCGATCCATCGCATTAATTTTGCAAGGTTTGTAGTAATCGATTTATCGCTCAGTTTTAAGCACTAAAGTGCTTACTACAAACTTTTACAACCCTTCAGGAACTTATGGGACAGACTACTAGGCGTTCAGTTTCTTTTCTACCAATTCGTTAGTCAGCTTCGGATCGGCACGTTTGGCTGTCTTTTTGAGAACTTGTCCAACAAAGAAGCCTTTAAGGTTGGTGTTACCGTTGCGATACTTTTCTAGTTCTTTGGGATTGGCGGCTATGACTTCATCAACGATGGGTTCTAGTACACTAGGATCGGTGATTAACTCAAGACCTGCAAAGGCTTTTTCAGGAGAAATCCCATTGAGCAAATCTGGCAACTTTTCTTTAGCTTGAGCATTGCTAATTTTCCCGGTTTCAATGCGAGTAATGATCTCAGCTAAATTAGTGGGAGTCAGCCCGATTTGAGTAATACTGAGTTTTTGCTTATTAAGGTAGGCGGCAATATCTTGAGTAATCCAGTTTGCAGCAGCTTTGGGATTTGCTCCAGATGCGATCGCAGTTTCAAAATATTCCGTTACTGGACGATCTTCTGTCAATACTCGCGCATCATAAGCCGAAAGCCCCAACTCACTTTCATAATGATGGCGTTTTTGGGCTGGTAATTCTGGTAATTCGCTGCGCCACTTCTCTAATTCTGAATCCGTCACCTCAATTGGTGCTAAATCTGGTTCGGGGAAGTAGCGGTAATCGCTAGAACCTTCTTTTACCCGCATACTACTTGTGCGTTGAGCGCCTTCTTCCCACAGCCGAGTTTCTTGGATGATGCGCTCGCCTGCTTCGATGGCGGCGATTTGGCGCTCAATTTCGTAGTCAATCGCTCGTTGGATGGCGCTGAAGGAGTTCATGTTTTTAATTTCTACCTTGGTGCCAAATTCCTCTCGTCCTACTGGACGCACAGATATGTTGACATCGCAGCGCAGAGATCCTTCTTGCATATTGCCATCACTCACGCCGAGATAGCGCACAATCCGGCGTAACTCTTCGGCATATTCAGCAGCTTCTAATCCAGAACGCAAATCAGGTTCCGAGACAATTTCCACTAACGGTATACCTGCGCGATTGTAGTCTACCAGAGAATAGGAAGAACCAGAGAGGCGATCGCTACCCGCATGTACCAATTTTCCTGCATCTTCTTCCATGTGCAGACGTGTAATACCAATGCGTTTGCGGCTGGGATTGCCTTCAGCATCTACCAATTCTATTTCTAACCAACCATGTTCTGCGATCGGTAGATCGTATTGAGAAATTTGGTAATTTTTGGGTAGGTCAGGATAAAAATACTGTTTCCGGTCAAACTTGCTATATCTTGCAATTTGACAATTCAGTGCCAAACCAGTTTTGACAGCGTATTCTAATACTTTTTCATTGAGTACAGGTAAGACCCCAGGTAAACCCATACAAACCGGGTCAATGTTAGTATTTGGGTCAGCACCAAATGCCGTAGAGCTATTAGAGAAAATTTTGGTCTTGGTACTCAACTGACAATGGGTTTCTAGACCAATAATCGCTTCATACTCAGTTTTTACAGTTGTAGCAGTCGTCATAATATCACTAATTTCAGCATAATCCTTGTAGTGGTACTATTGTAGCGGCGTATTGAGTTGCGCTGAAGACGGTTATTTCGGTGAGTAATGCTTACCCTGATGAGCTTGAAAAGGAAGTTGTAAACCTAAGATGAAGAAAATCTTGATTATTGGTTCGGGGGGTGCTGATAAATCTACCCTAGTCAGCGAACTGGGAACCATCTTAGGCTTACAAGTCATTCACTTAGATACTTGGTACTAGAATTCTGGCTGGGTTGAGACTCCTATTGATCGTTATTATCAAAAAGGAATTTTAATTGACACAAATATCCTGCTTCTCTTCTTAGTGGGAAGTGTCAATAAGGAACGAATAACTAGATTTAATCGAACCCAGCAATTTCTACCAGAAGATTATGATCTTCTGTTAGCATTCATTGCAAAATTTAAAAAGCTTGTAACAACTCCGAATATTTTAACAGAAGTTAATAGCCTTACAAATCAACTTGGTGAAGCTGAATGTTCTCAATGTTTTACAATATTTGCTCAATTTGCTAAAAATGTTGATCTTTTAGATGAATGCTATGTAAAAATTTAGATGCTGTTAATACTGATGAATTTGTAAAATTCGAACTTACTGACAGTGGAGTCCTGATTTTATCTAAAGGCAATTATCTTGTACTAACTGATGATCTCAAATTAGCAAATTATCTTCAGAGTGTAGAAATTGACATGATTAACTTTAACAACATTCGTCTCTTTAACTGGTAGTAAAATATAAAATTTCACCACATACCTATCCCACCAACCTATAGTAGTTCGCTCAATGGGGTAAATATGCACACAACTAGCTCCCCTTAAAAAGGCTACCTCTAATTCCCTCCTTTTCAATAAGGGTTAGGAAGGATAAAGCCTTTACAATTCACAAGGGAATTAATTAAATAATTATTAAAAATATATGTGCCCCTTAGTTAATCCCTGAAAGTATTTAATAATAAATAAAACTATTAAACAAAATTAGCACTCAAGGCTTGTTAGTGCTAATTTACAATTGAAGTTTAATACCTATAATTTAGCACTCAAGGCTAGCTAGTGCTAATTTTTTATTTAACTTTAACACTTACGATATAAATCGAAAGTATAATTTTCATAGATGCTTAAGTTAGGCTATAAGTATTATAATAGAGAAAAAGTAAAGCTTCCTGCAAGTAATTTATAACTCGGAGTACTAGCATGAAATACACTTTTGATATTGTAGGAGTATCTCCACTTTTGCAGTTTTTTAATCACCAACAGCAAAATGAGCAAAAACCACCCCACCAAGGTGTGGAATACTTGGGGATGTATACGTGTACACTAGATACCTTTCTAGAATCGGTAGAATCCGTTCCAGCCAAGTGGGGTTGGAATCTAGATCAAGTGGTAGATACCGTGATTCAGTTTTGGTTGAACAACTCAGACAGTATTAGTTATTGGAAAGTACGTTTAAGTAATGCTGGTAAAGATAATTTACTAGTCGCAAGATTGGCAGATATAACCGCCTTACAAGCTGAATTTGAATCCCTTCTAGATAAGAAATGGTGAATAGATAGCTAGATATAGGACTCATATTTTATTTTTGAAAAAGCTCAGTACAACTCAAAAATCCTTCTTTCCTCTTACCTGTCAACACAAGTAAGTATGGCTACGCCACGCTGCGCTAACAAAAATCAAAGCGAATTCTTATAGGAGTAAGGATTGCTGTGCCTCCAAGCAAAATCAATGCTTTTCTCTGTTATTTTCGTTCTCAAGTATTTTGAGAATTTTGAGATATAGATTTTCTACTCTTTTGGTCTGAACTTCACCAAATGATGCGTAGTGACTTAAGCTAGGAGCGCCATTTACTTCAAGGATTGTATAATCTGCTATTGGTAAGGTTATATCACTAGCAAGAATGTCCACACCTGCTAATCTCAGTTGCATATCTTTTGTAATACTTACTGCGAGTTTTCGAAAATCAGGATGAATACTTTCTGTAAAGTCTACTGCCTCGCCTCCAGTGGATAAATTTGCATTATCTAAAAGATATACAATATTATTCTTAGGTATCACACTACTAAAATTTAGCTTCCGTCTTCGCAAGTTTTTTTTAATTCTGTAATCTTCAAAATCTATAATTTCTTTTCTACCATTTTTGATAAAACTTTCCTGCTTGTGTTGCATAAGTTCTAAAACATTAGACTGACCATCCCCGTTTATAAATAGGGGAATTCTTTGATATGCCGAAACTACTTCATCATCAAGTACTACAATTCTATAATCATTACCATTATAAAATCTTTCAACAATAAAGCCTGAGACTTTTTGTAAGATTTTCTTGGCTATTTGATAGTATTCTTGCTTATTATAAACCTTGGTAACAAATATTCCTTGACTGAGATTAATTGGCTTGACAATTACAGGAAATCCCAACTCCTTAGCATAATAGAATCCTTCATCTATATTTCTGACATTAGCTATTTCTTCGCATAATTCTTCACTAAAAAATGTTTTTCCTTCAGTAACTTTGTAGCCAAAATTTTTCAAAAAAAAGCTGGAAACACTTTTATCTTTTGCTATTGCTGTTGAACCCGAAGAATTAATACTAAATCTGGTATTTTTAAAAAAAGTTTTATTACCATTTTTAAAGGTAATCAGTCCCACAAAGGTGCATTCTGGATCTACTAAAACTACTGCTCCTATTTCCTCTGCTACTTTTTGAATGATTGATGTTACAAATGGTGTTTCCATTATGATAACTATAATTTTATCGGGGGAACTTAATATTAATTTTCAAATGAGCTTTTGATAGTCTCTTTTAAGACATTAGCGTTAAGTTTACCACTGATACTGATTTTCCTTCTGCGTATGCAAACAAATCATGAAAACTCAATATTTGGCAAACCTTCTGCTTGAAGATTTTTTGGTGCTGAAAACAGTTGCAAATTAAGGCTTTGAGATTCATAGCTACCTGAAAATTACAACTTAATTGGTCTAAAATTTAGCGCTAAGTGTTGACAACTTATTAATAATCGAATAACAAGGTGGCAGCAGCATAAAAAAAGCGTTAGTGCATTCCTACTTAGAAACCAATTAACGCCCTTCATTAAACTTCATACGGATAACATCATTATGCCAGAAAATAAGGTTAACCAAGCTTCTAAATCAGACAATCAGCCTATTGCTTATAAAGAACGCCTCAATTCTTGGGCAATCGCTCGTCAGCTTCCTAATACGCAACGGGAAATTGTTGCTCGCTTCCGCAGCCGTTCTGATGCTGATGGCTATATGCGACACCTCCCCCAGGAAATACCAAATGCTTCATATATGGTTGTTTTTGATTGCCAACGCGAAGCATCTGTAATTTAAAGTACAAATTTCGGCAATAGACCTATTTTCAAAATAGGGAACAGAGAAAGAAATTTTCGTTCTAGATTGTGTTCGCTTAGGGGGTGCTTTGTCCTTACTCTGTTCATTAGTATCTTTTTACATTTTTGTGGTGAAAAGGGAAGGATTAAGGGGAAAATCCAATCCCTTTAACCCTTGCTCTTAATCTCTCTTTTTGCCCGCAAAAAATTAAAAATGTGTAGGTGTAGCTCGTCGAAAGCGAGCAGCGCTCACTACAAACTAATTTCAATACAGCAGTTTTCCTTTCCATAAAGTACAAAGCTACTGGTTTAGAGGCAGGGGACAGGAGGTAGAAACTCTTTATATATGATGCGTGAATCCTGCATTGTATACCTCACTTACTTGCAATTCTCTGTATTTATTACATTACTTAATTTCCTTTGATTATTCTCGCCTACTTACTTAATTAGAAGCAGAAGTTATTAAATTTTTTACCATTATATTAAACCTCATCTATATTGAAACATAGAGTTTTTTAAAAAATATATTTATGTAGATTGGGTTGAGTGAAACATAACGCAAGATTACCACCTTATTTATGTTGGGTTAAGCGATCGCTGCACCCAAACGACAAAACTACGGTTCTCAAGGTAGACGAGGTTTATATACAAATATATTACTAGGAATTACGTACTGTACAAAAAAGCTATATTATGGATCAACGTAAATACGTCGTTTTAGATTTCTATTAATCATTGATGGTAAATAGACCTGCGTTGTAGGGGTAATTCATGAATTGCCCCTACGACGGATCTTGTTTTTCAATTTATCTATACTTGGTCTTTCCTGTCAATGCGTAAGTCCGAATTACTTAAAAAATCAGTAATTGCCCCCTTGCTATTGATATTTTAAATTACTTAAAAGTAAAGGTTAGTGTAATAAGCCCTGAAAGAAAGTGCTTGAGGGTTAATAAGTGGTCAAACAGTGCCGATATCACTGGTTAAAAGCTGTGATATTTTTCCACAAACAAAAATTACTAGCTTTATTGCTGGGAATTTTCTTCTCAATCTCTGTAGTTTTACTCTGCCAGCGACTTTCAATTCAGACTCTAAGTTTATTAACACAAGTAGTATTGATTACAGGGTTATTGGTTGTCACGCTGACATTATCAATTTGTTTTGTCCTGGCGATAAAAGTAAATAATCAGCAAATAGCACTCATAAATCAGGAGCTAACTCATAGGATTTTAGAGCAAAAACAGGTAGAAATTACCCTCCGCGCCAGTGAAAATCGTCTGCGCCAGTTACTAGAAACTGTCAAAGTCATCCCTTGGGAATTAGACTTGAAAACTTGGCGATTTATTTACGTTGGGCCACAAGCGGTAGATTTGTTAGATCATGCGATCGCACAATGGTACGAAGAAAATTTTTGGGTTAATCATCTACATCCACATGACCGAGAAAAGTCTGTTCATTTTCGTCAAGAAGCAATTGCTAGATGTGAGAATCACGAATTAGAATACCGGATGTTAGCAGCCGATGGGCGAGTTGTTTGGCTACGAGACGTTGTTAGCGTAGTTGAGGAAGCAGGAACTCCTACTATGCTAAGGGGGTTTATGTTTGACATTACTGATTTAAAGCAGGTTGAACAAACCTTGAGACTCAGAGAGAGGGCACTTGCTGCTACCAGTAATGGAATTATTATTGCCGATGCCAGACTTCCCTATAATCCGATTATTTACGTCAACTGCGCTTTTGAGAAAATAACAGGCTACAGTGCTGCTGATGTGATTGGGCAAAACTGTCGATTTTTGCAACGCACAGATCGCCAGCAACCAGCACTCAATGAACTGCGTTCATCTCTTCAAGCTGGAACAAGTTGCAAAGTTATTCTCCGCAACTATAGTAAAGATGGTATCTTGTTTTGGAATGAATTGAGTATTTCTCCTATTCATGACGAAAATGGCAAATTAAGCCACTTTATTGGAATTCAGACAGATATTAGCCAGCGCAAGCAAGCCGAAGCCAGTCTGCATCGGCAAGCCCTCACTTTTGAAAACATGCATGATGGCGTAATTATCACAGATTTAACCGGAAATATTATTGACTGGAATCCTGCTGCCCAAAGCATGTTTGGCTATACCAAAGCCGAGATTTTGGCTAAACATGTCAGTATTTTGCATCAGCCGGAAGTAGCCGCAACATTAAGCACCAAAATTCTCGAAAAAATCAACCAGCAAGCGCGCTGGTCAGGGGAAATAAACTTTCTTCGTAAAGATGGCAGTCAGGCAATTTGCGAAACAACAGTAGTCTCTTTACAGGATGAACAAGGAGAAACTGTTGCCACTGTTGGCATCAATCACGACATTACCGAAAACAAACGAGCTAAAGAAGCATTGCAACGGCAATTGCATCGTACCCTGCTACTTGAACAAATTACTCAAGAAATTCGTCAAAGTCTTGATACCAGCAAAATCTTTGAGACGGCTGCTACCCAAATTGGACAAGCTTTTAAAGCCGATCGCTGTCTAATCCATTCTTACATTAGCGACCCCATTCGCCGAATTCCCCTAGTAGCAGAATATAATACACTCCCCGGTTACTGCTCCATGCTGAAATTGGAAGTTCCCATGACTAACAATCCTCATGCAGAGCAGATGATGGCACAAGAAAGTGCGATCGCCTCTCCTGATGTGTATGCCGATCCTTTACTTAAGGCGACTGAACCTATCTGCCGAAAAATTAAACTGAAGTCTATGCTGTCAATCCGCACCTCCTATCAAGGAGAACCCAATGGTGCGATCGGATTACATCAGTGCAGCTATTTTCGCCAGTGGACACCAGACGAAATCGAATTACTAGAAGCAGTAGCGGCTCAACTAGGTATTGCTCTAGCACAGGCTCACTTACTGGAACAAGAAACCCGCCGACGGGAAGAACTTACCTTGAAAAACTTTGCTTTGGAGCAGGCAAAACGTCAGGCTGAAGCCGCAAATCGGGCAAAAAGTGAGTTTTTAGCAATGATGAGCCACGAAATTCGGACTCCAATGAATGCTGTTATTGGCATGACCGATCTCCTGCTGAATACTGACCTCACCTCCCAACAGCAAGACTTTGTAGAAACAGTTCGTAGTAGCGGAGATGCTTTGCTTACCATCATCAATGACATTCTAGATTTCTCCAAAATTGAGTCGGGAAAACTGGAATTAGAAGAACAGCCTTTTGATTTGAGAGCTTGTGTGGAACAGGCTATTTCTCTATTAGCCCCGAAAGCTGTCCAAAAAGATATCGAACTAGCTTACCTAATCGAACCACAAGTTCCCACTCAGATTGTTGGCGATATGACACGTCTGCGCCAAGTCTTAATGAATCTCCTCAACAACGCCATTAAGTTTACTGAATATGGAGAAGTGGTACTCTCTGTTGAACTGGGGGCTGGAGATTCAGGGAAGCAGGGGGAAAATTCCTCTCCTCTGCACCCTTCCCCCGTTCGGCTACGCTCACGGCAAGCCTGCTCCTCTACCTCTTCCGAGTCCCCAATCCAAATTCAATTTGCCATCAAAGATACAGGTATTGGCATCACGCCAGAGAAGATAGAGCGGTTATTTCATCCCTTCACTCAGGCTGATGTCTCCATGACTCGAAGATATGGCGGCACAGGGCTAGGACTAGT
This window contains:
- the gatB gene encoding Asp-tRNA(Asn)/Glu-tRNA(Gln) amidotransferase subunit GatB codes for the protein MTTATTVKTEYEAIIGLETHCQLSTKTKIFSNSSTAFGADPNTNIDPVCMGLPGVLPVLNEKVLEYAVKTGLALNCQIARYSKFDRKQYFYPDLPKNYQISQYDLPIAEHGWLEIELVDAEGNPSRKRIGITRLHMEEDAGKLVHAGSDRLSGSSYSLVDYNRAGIPLVEIVSEPDLRSGLEAAEYAEELRRIVRYLGVSDGNMQEGSLRCDVNISVRPVGREEFGTKVEIKNMNSFSAIQRAIDYEIERQIAAIEAGERIIQETRLWEEGAQRTSSMRVKEGSSDYRYFPEPDLAPIEVTDSELEKWRSELPELPAQKRHHYESELGLSAYDARVLTEDRPVTEYFETAIASGANPKAAANWITQDIAAYLNKQKLSITQIGLTPTNLAEIITRIETGKISNAQAKEKLPDLLNGISPEKAFAGLELITDPSVLEPIVDEVIAANPKELEKYRNGNTNLKGFFVGQVLKKTAKRADPKLTNELVEKKLNA
- a CDS encoding cyanophycin synthetase; its protein translation is METPFVTSIIQKVAEEIGAVVLVDPECTFVGLITFKNGNKTFFKNTRFSINSSGSTAIAKDKSVSSFFLKNFGYKVTEGKTFFSEELCEEIANVRNIDEGFYYAKELGFPVIVKPINLSQGIFVTKVYNKQEYYQIAKKILQKVSGFIVERFYNGNDYRIVVLDDEVVSAYQRIPLFINGDGQSNVLELMQHKQESFIKNGRKEIIDFEDYRIKKNLRRRKLNFSSVIPKNNIVYLLDNANLSTGGEAVDFTESIHPDFRKLAVSITKDMQLRLAGVDILASDITLPIADYTILEVNGAPSLSHYASFGEVQTKRVENLYLKILKILENENNREKH
- a CDS encoding PAS domain S-box protein; its protein translation is MVKQCRYHWLKAVIFFHKQKLLALLLGIFFSISVVLLCQRLSIQTLSLLTQVVLITGLLVVTLTLSICFVLAIKVNNQQIALINQELTHRILEQKQVEITLRASENRLRQLLETVKVIPWELDLKTWRFIYVGPQAVDLLDHAIAQWYEENFWVNHLHPHDREKSVHFRQEAIARCENHELEYRMLAADGRVVWLRDVVSVVEEAGTPTMLRGFMFDITDLKQVEQTLRLRERALAATSNGIIIADARLPYNPIIYVNCAFEKITGYSAADVIGQNCRFLQRTDRQQPALNELRSSLQAGTSCKVILRNYSKDGILFWNELSISPIHDENGKLSHFIGIQTDISQRKQAEASLHRQALTFENMHDGVIITDLTGNIIDWNPAAQSMFGYTKAEILAKHVSILHQPEVAATLSTKILEKINQQARWSGEINFLRKDGSQAICETTVVSLQDEQGETVATVGINHDITENKRAKEALQRQLHRTLLLEQITQEIRQSLDTSKIFETAATQIGQAFKADRCLIHSYISDPIRRIPLVAEYNTLPGYCSMLKLEVPMTNNPHAEQMMAQESAIASPDVYADPLLKATEPICRKIKLKSMLSIRTSYQGEPNGAIGLHQCSYFRQWTPDEIELLEAVAAQLGIALAQAHLLEQETRRREELTLKNFALEQAKRQAEAANRAKSEFLAMMSHEIRTPMNAVIGMTDLLLNTDLTSQQQDFVETVRSSGDALLTIINDILDFSKIESGKLELEEQPFDLRACVEQAISLLAPKAVQKDIELAYLIEPQVPTQIVGDMTRLRQVLMNLLNNAIKFTEYGEVVLSVELGAGDSGKQGENSSPLHPSPVRLRSRQACSSTSSESPIQIQFAIKDTGIGITPEKIERLFHPFTQADVSMTRRYGGTGLGLVISKRLSKMMGGTLWVESQGIVGGNPSPRWKSRELLSSPCSCQGSTFYFTITAQVSAVLEAEFSNSPMQLQGKRLLIVDDNLTNCQIISLQAESWKMETYAAKSAKEALAQLAQGTQFDIAILDMEMPEMDGITLARQIRRQSGCQNLPLVILTSLGRGETFSDFGDLDAASLSKPIKQSQLYDVMTRVLGNQPSQVSISDFPLVVRHLTDPLPLRILLAEDTVVNQKVALLMLQKIGYSADVVTNGVEVLKALEKQPYDLVLMDVHMPEMDGLETAQRICQEWEVGFRPYIIAITANAMRGDREICLAAGMDDYISKPIQLQKLAQALSKCPRQRSLEVTSIIKQDRAMYLEFQPLQDILQEEQNQTLKSAKIDAKILQSLRDIVRGDRVVFAELIKCYLTETPRLVQDIRTAIANRDAQTIWKAAHQLKSSSASIGAIALAQLCKVLEAQGRSSELDNSVELLTQLYQEYEQVKTALEKELAKETP